From a region of the Desmodus rotundus isolate HL8 chromosome 7, HLdesRot8A.1, whole genome shotgun sequence genome:
- the LOC128781356 gene encoding uncharacterized protein, with protein sequence MPASSTIHVLQLLRELLAFVLLSYTVLIGALLLAGWTTYFLVLK encoded by the coding sequence ATGCCGGCCTCGTCCACCATCCACGTGCTGCAGCTGCTGCGGGAGCTGCTGGCCTTCGTGCTCCTCAGCTACACGGTGCTCATCGGGGCGCTGCTGCTGGCCGGCTGGACCACCTACTTCCTGGTGCTGAAGTGA
- the DIABLO gene encoding diablo IAP-binding mitochondrial protein — protein sequence MRPGPLERPRPAPPLTKLRHFRRVRPASVRRGMAALRSWLSRGVSSFFRYRRCVPVAANLKKRCFSGSTRPWHKTVAVGFGVALCAVPIAQKAEPHSLSNDALMRRAVSLVTDSTSTFLSQTTYALIEAITEYTKAVYTLVSLYRQYTSLLGKMNSQEEDEVWQVIIGARVEMTSKQQEYLRLETTWMTAVSLSEMAAEAAYHTGADQASITARNHIQLVKSQVQEVRQLSQKAETKLAEAQTEELRQKTQEGDDRAEPEQEAYLRED from the exons ATGAGGCCCGGCCCTCTTGAGAggccgcgccccgcccccccgctCACGAAGCTACGTCATTTCCGGCGTGTACGTCCGGCGTCCGTCCGTCGCGGGATGGCTGCTCTGAGGAGTTGGCTGTCCCGAGGCGTGTCGTCCTTTTTCAG GTACAGGCGGTGTGTTCCTGTCGCGGCTAACTTGAAGAAGCGCTGTTTCTCGGGCTCGACGAGACCATGGCACAAAACTGTGGCCGTTGGATTTGGGGTGGCCCTGTGTGCGGTTCCTATTGCCCAG AAAGCGGAACCTCATTCTCTCAGTAATGACGCACTGATGAGGAGAGCTGTGTCCCTGGTAACAGACAgcacctccaccttcctctcGCAGACCACCTACGCGCTGATCGAGGCCATCACTGAGTACACTAAG GCTGTTTACACCTTGGTCTCTCTGTACCGACAGTACACAAGCCTACTGGGGAAGATGAACTCGCAGGAGGAGGACGAGGTGTGGCAGGTGATCATAGGAGCCAGGGTCGAG ATGACTTCAAAACAGCAGGAGTACTTGAGGCTGGAGACCACGTGGATGACCGCGGTCAGTCTTTCTGAGATGGCGGCAGAAGCTGCGTACCACACTG GAGCAGACCAGGCCTCTATAACTGCCAGGAATCACATTCAGCTGGTGAAGTCGCAGGTGCAAGAGGTGCGCCAGCTCTCCCAGAAAGCAGAAACCAAGTTGGCAGAAGCACAGACAGAAGAACTCCGTCAGAAAACACAGGAGGGGGACGACAGGGCTGAGCCGGAGCAGGAGGCCTACCTGCGTGAGGATTGA
- the B3GNT4 gene encoding N-acetyllactosaminide beta-1,3-N-acetylglucosaminyltransferase 4 — MFRRLGCLGLYSLAVLLLSCLLFLKKEAKPVGAPTARQPFWAPPGPRRSLCPPNHTVANASLSLPSRHRLFLTYRHCRNFPILLEPSGCAKDIFLLLAIKSQPGHVERRAAIRSTWGRARDWARDRQLKLVFLLGVAGPAPPAQLLAYESQEFDDILQWDFAEDFFNLTLKELHLQRWVATACPQAHFVLKGDDDVFVHVPNVLEFLDGWDPAQDLLVGDVIRQALPNRNTKVKYFIPPSMYRARHYPPYAGGGGYVMSRATVQHLQAAVEEAELFPIDDVFVGMCLRKLGVSPVHHAGFKTFGIRRPLDPLDPCLYRGLLLVHRLSPLEMWTMWALVTDEGLKCTAAPMSQLRGAG; from the coding sequence ATGTTCCgcaggctgggctgcctgggccTGTACAGCCTCGCTGTGCTGCTGCTCAGCTGCCTGCTCTTCCTGAAGAAGGAGGCCAAGCCGGTGGGGGCCCCCACAGCCCGCCAGCCCTTCTGGGCCCCCCCAGGGCCCCGCCGCAGCCTGTGTCCACCCAACCACACAGTGGCTAACGCTTCCCTGTCCCTGCCTAGCCGCCACCGCCTCTTCCTGACCTATCGCCACTGCCGCAACTTCCCCATCTTGCTGGAGCCTTCGGGCTGTGCCAAGGACATCTTTCTGCTCCTGGCAATCAAGTCACAGCCTGGCCATGTGGAGCGGCGTGCGGCCATCCGCAGCACGTGGGGACGGGCAAGGGACTGGGCTAGGGACCGGCAGCTGAAACTGGTGTTCCTCCTAGGGGTGGCGGGACCcgcacccccagcccagctgctggCCTATGAGAGTCAGGAGTTCGATGATATCCTACAGTGGGACTTTGCGGAGGACTTCTTCAACCTGACCCTCAAGGAGCTGCACTTGCAACGCTGGGTGGCAACTGCCTGTCCCCAGGCACACTTCGTGCTGAAGGGAGATGACGATGTTTTTGTCCATGTCCCCAACGTCCTGGAGTTCCTGGATGGCTGGGATCCAGCCCAGGACCTCCTGGTAGGAGATGTCATACGCCAGGCTCTACCTAACAGGAACACCAAGGTCAAATACTTCATCCCACCCTCCATGTACAGGGCCCGCCACTACCCGCCctatgctgggggtggggggtatgtCATGTCCAGAGCCACCGTGCAGCACCTCCAAGCAGCTGTGGAAGAGGCTGAACTCTTCCCCATCGACGACGTCTTTGTGGGTATGTGCCTGAGGAAGCTGGGGGTGAGCCCCGTGCACCACGCTGGCTTCAAGACGTTTGGCATCCGGCGGCCCCTGGACCCCCTGGACCCTTGCCTGTACAGAGGGCTCCTCCTGGTGCACCGCCTCAGCCCCCTGGAGATGTGGACCATGTGGGCACTGGTGACAGATGAGGGGCTCAAGTGCACAGCTGCTCCCATGTCCCAGCTCCGAGGGGCGGGCTGA